Below is a window of Methylosinus sp. PW1 DNA.
TGCTTCCTGCTCATCGCCTGCGCCGTCAGCGAGGATCGGCGCCGCATACCCTGGCGCGTCGTCTTCGGCGGGCTGGCGCTGCAATTCGCGGCGGCGCTGGTTCTCGTGCATTTCCCGCCGGCGAAGCAGGCCGTGCTGCTCGCCAATGACGCCGCCGAGGCGCTGCAGAAGGCGACGGAGGCGGGCTCGGGCTTCGTCTTCGGCTATCTCGGCGGCGGCCCCGCGCCTTTCGAGGAGAAGACGCCGGGCGCCGGCTTCATTCTCGCCTTCAAGGCGCTGCCCATGGTGCTGACCATTTCGGCGCTGGCCTCGCTGTTCTTCTATTGGGGCGTGATGCAGCGCGTCGCCGGCGGCTTCGCCTTTCTGCTGCGGCGCTCGATGGGGCTGTCGGGCGCGCTGGCGCTAGGCGCTTCCGTTCACATCTTCGTGGGCATGATCGAGGCGCCGCTGCTGATCCGCCCCTATCTCGCGCGCATGCAGCGCGGCGAGCTGTTCGCGCTGATGAGTTGTGGAATGGCCGGCGTCGCCGGCACGGTCATGGTGATCTACGCCGGCTTCGTCGCGCCTTTCCTGCCGGATGCGCTCGGCCATATTCTCATCGCCTCGGTGATCGCGACGCCGGCCGCCATAGCGGTCGCCGCGGTCATGTCGCCCTGGGATATCTTTAAGGACAATGCCGAAGCGCGGCTCGCCGTGGAGAATCCGCCGACAGGGGCGTTCGACGCTATCGTCAAAGGCGTCTCCGAGGGCGTCGGGCCGCTCGTCGGCGTCGTCAGCATGCTGCTGACGACGATCGCGCTGGTGACGCTCGCCAATATGGCGCTCGCGCATCTGCCGCAATTGGGCGGCGAGACGCCGAGCCTGCAGCTCGCTTTCGCCTATGCCTTCCGCCCCATCGTCTGGCTGATCGGCGTGCCCTGGAGCGAGACGCCGGCAGCCGCCGCGCTGATGGCGACGAAGACGGTGGTGAATGAGTTCGTCGCCTATCGCGACATGAGCGCGCTCGACGCGGAGGCGCTGTCGCCGCGCAGCCGGCTGATTCTCACCTATGCGCTCTGCGGCTTCGCCAATTTCGGCAGCATGGGCATACTCGTCGGCGGGCTGAATGTGATGCTGCCCGGCCGGCGCGCGGAGATCACGCGTCTCGGCTTGCGCTCCATTCTGTCCGGCGCGCTGGCCACCTGCATGAGCGCCACGACCGCCGGATTGCTGATCGGCGGCTGAAGGCCGCTCAGAAGCAGCCTTGCGCCTTCAGCTGCACGAGCCAGGCGCCGCAATCCGAGTGGCGCCGGCGCCCATACCCGTGAC
It encodes the following:
- a CDS encoding NupC/NupG family nucleoside CNT transporter — protein: MADIARSCLAFLCFLLIACAVSEDRRRIPWRVVFGGLALQFAAALVLVHFPPAKQAVLLANDAAEALQKATEAGSGFVFGYLGGGPAPFEEKTPGAGFILAFKALPMVLTISALASLFFYWGVMQRVAGGFAFLLRRSMGLSGALALGASVHIFVGMIEAPLLIRPYLARMQRGELFALMSCGMAGVAGTVMVIYAGFVAPFLPDALGHILIASVIATPAAIAVAAVMSPWDIFKDNAEARLAVENPPTGAFDAIVKGVSEGVGPLVGVVSMLLTTIALVTLANMALAHLPQLGGETPSLQLAFAYAFRPIVWLIGVPWSETPAAAALMATKTVVNEFVAYRDMSALDAEALSPRSRLILTYALCGFANFGSMGILVGGLNVMLPGRRAEITRLGLRSILSGALATCMSATTAGLLIGG